Part of the Drosophila santomea strain STO CAGO 1482 chromosome 2L, Prin_Dsan_1.1, whole genome shotgun sequence genome is shown below.
TGCTTTCCTTTTTCTCGGTAATGTGCTACCCAGCACCGCTCAGCAATGGGAAGCATATCCTATGTTAGAAGCACGGGGATTGGATAAACCGTCACAGATCCTGGTAAGCACTAGTTGAAGCAGTTTATGATCATCTGATTCCCGATTCCATTTGCATAATCCGATGTTTTAAAATAAGGAAAATGAAGTAAGAGATCAAAATCAGGATAACCTTACATGGTCACAATCTCAATCGCAATCGCAGCTGGGTTCACAGTATCTGCCATCTAATGCTCCTCTAAGGGGAGATCGACCTAAGGATATTATACGTCTTTCGCTGAAACCGATTACTCGACCACTGCCGCCCCACATGCATCCACTATTTCCAGACTTTGTACGAAAGAACCGGATTATGCTAATACCGGATTCAGAAAAATTACCACAAAATCGCCACATCGCGACTGTCGATCAATCACAAAACTTAACTCAGGGGCAGTTACAGTCACTGGCGCAGTGGCAGGAACAGGCACAGTCACAGGAACAGTTGCAGGCACTGTTGCAGGAACAGGCGCAGTGGCAGGCACAGTCGCAGGAACAGTCGAAGGCACAGtcacaggcacaggcacagtcACTGGCGCAGTggcaggcacaggcacagtcACTGGCACAGTTGCATGCACAGTTGCAGGCACTGTTGCAGGAACAGGCACTGTGGCAGACACAGTCGCAGGAACAGTCGAAGGCAAAGTCACAGTCGCAGTGGCAGGAACACGCACAGTCTCTGGCACAATCGCATGTACAGTTGCAGGCCCTGTTGCAGGAACAGACACTGTGGAAGGCACAGTCGCAACCACTGTCACAAGCACAGGCAGAGTCGCAAGCACAGTCGCAGGCACAGTTGCAGGCACTGTTGCAGAAACAGGCCCTGTCACTGGCACAGTTGCAAGCACTGTTGCAGGCACAGCCGCAGGCTCAGTCGCAGGAACAGGCACAGTCGCAGGTAAACTTAGAGGAACTGCTGCAGGTTCACGCACTGTCACTGGCACAGTTGCAGGCACAGTTGCAGGCACAGACACAGTCGCAACCACAGTCGCAGGAGAAGTCGCAGGAACAGTCGAAGGCACAGtcacaggcacaggcacagtcACTGGCACAGTTGCATGCACAGTTGCAGGCACTGTTGCAGGAACAGTCACTGTGGCAGACACAGTCGCAGGAACAGTCGAAGGCACAGTCACAGTCGCAGTGGCAGGAACACGCACAGTCTCTGGCACAATCGCATGTACAGTTGCAGGCCCTGTTGCAGGAACAGACACTGTGGAAGGCACAGTCGCAACCACTGTCAAAAGCACAGGCCGAGTCGCAAGCACAGTCGCAGGCACAGTTGCAGGCACGGTTGCAGGAACAGGAAAAGTCACTGGCACAGTTGCAGGCACTGTTGCAGGCACAGCCGCAGGCTCAGTCGCAGGAACAGGCACAGTCGCAGGTAAACTTAGAGGAACTGCTGCAGGTTCACGCACTGTCACTGGCACAGTTGCAGGCACAGTTGcaggcacaggcacagtcGCAACCACAGGCGCAGGAAAAGTCGCAGGAGAAGTCGCAGGAACAGTCGAAGGCACAGTCACAGTTGCAAGCACTGTTGCAGGCACAGCCGCAGGCTCAGTCGCAGGAACAGGCACAGTCGCAGGCACAGTCTCAGAAACAGGCACAGTTGCAAGCACATTCGCAGGAACATTCGCAGTCGCAAGATCAGGCACAGGCACTGATACACTCCCAGTTGCAAGCACAGCTGCATTCTAATTTGCAGTCGAAGGCACAAAAACAATCAGAGTTAGATGCACTTAAACAGTCTGGGAACCAGTTAAATTCCCAAGCATCCAAGCAACCAGTTTATTTCATAGATACGCTACCAATGCCACGACCTCAGTATGAAATACTTCCATCTCAGAATGGGCCAGATCAGCAGGACCCAAATCTTCGTTACGTGATGATTCCGAATCGGCCAAAAGTTATACGCCCGAATCCGTATATCATAATTCCACCTTATGGCGAGGTACGTCATCAACCTCAGCTATCACCAAATCCTCAGGAATCGGACCTACGACAACTGATAATTACTTCTCAACTACGTCCCAGGCCAAATCGATATATATGGAATCCAATCAAACAGATAAATGCGAACGCCAGTATTAACACTGACTACTTACTAGAGTGGTACccatacaaaaatgaaagtgaTCGCAAAGGTGTCCACTTGGaactaaatcaacaaaaaacaagagagaacgctatagtcgagttccccgactatctgatacccgttactcagctagtggatgtgcgaagaagaaatttcaacactgacagtttttggcggtttgtgggcgttagagtgggcatggcaaaaagttttttggcaaattgatagaaacttacaagactaatacaaaaatgaaaaaatatcaaaacatttttcagaagtgtgggcgtggcagctttgggcggtttgtgggcgtaagagtgggcgtggcaaaaagtttttttgcaaatcgatagaaatttacaagactaatacaaaaatgaaaaaatttcaaaacatttttcaaaagtgtgggcgtggcagttttgggcggtttgtgggcgttagagtgggcgtggcaacatgaatcgacaaacttgcgctgcttctatgtctctggagtctgtatgcttaatctcaactttcttttttttgtagttcctgagatctcgacgttcatacggacggacagacggacagacggacagacggacggacagacggacggacagacggacatggccagatcgactcggctattgatcctgatcaagaatatatatactttatatggtcgaaaacgcttccttctgcctgttacatacttttcaacgaatctagtatacccttttactctacgagtaacgggtataattaataatttagcTCCTGTTCTCCAGCTAAGACCAGCAATCCCAGCCATTAAACCCCAATTGCCACTAGAACTACAGTCACAACAAAATTCACATTCGCACAATTCTGAATCGCAGAAACAATTGCAGTCACAGTTAGATTCACAATTGTCCGTCTCAGGATCTTCAGAATCACAGTCCCAATCGCAGTCACAGGTTAATTCCCAGTCTTCAGAATCACAGTCCCAATTGCAGTCACAGCTAAGCTCCGAATCAACTGGATCACAGTCCCAATTGCATTCACAGTTAGGTTCACAATTATCTGCTTCAGGATCTTCAGAATCACAGTCTCAATCGCAGTCACAGGTTAATTCCCAGTCTTCAGAATCACAGTCCCCATTGCAGTCACAGCTAAGCTCCGAATCAACTGGATCACAGTCCCAATTGCAGTCACAGTTAGGTTCACAATTATCCGGTTCAGGATCTTCGGGATTACAGTCCCAATCGCAGTCCCAGCATAATTCCCAAAATTCAGGATCACAGTCCCAATTGCATTCACAGTTAAGCTCCGAATCATCTGGATCGCATTCACAGCATTATTCCCAGTCTTCAAAATCACAGCTTAATTCTCAGTCTTCAAGTTCAGAGTCCCAATCACAGTCACAGCATAATTCCCAAACTTCAGGATCACAGTCCCAATTGCATTCACAGTTAAGCTCCGAATCATCTGGATCGCATTCACAGCATTATTCCCAGTCTTCAAAATCACAGTCCCAATCACAGTCACAGCTTTATTCCCAGTCTTCGGGATCACAGTCCCAATCGCAGTTACAGATTAGGTCACAGTTAGACAGAGCTGAACCCAATGCACAGACCcaaggaaattattttaaaaatgcgAAAACCAATGTGGTTACTTCTGAGTACAAAGTAGACAGTCCACCAAATTACCTCACCCAGGCGGACATCTTGGATAATTCTAGGCTGACAACTGTGAGTTGACACATATATTAATTTGTTTCCAAACGTATCAAATACCTTTTTAACGAAACCAATAGGTTAACCTGATTGAGAAGTACGGCTATCCATCTGATACCAATTACTTGACCTCCGAAGACGGCTACAAGCTTTGCTTGCATCGTATTCCGCGTCCTGGTGCTGAGCCAGTTTTGCTAGTCCATGGCCTATTGGCCAGTTCTGCGTCATGGGTGGAACTTGGGCCCAAGGATGGACTGGCGTATATCCTTTACCGGAAGGGTTACGACGTCTGGATGCTGAATACCCGAGGCAACATATACTCCCGGGAGAATTTGAACCAAGGTCAGATACCACGAAAGTACTGGGACTTCTCCTTCCACGAGATCGGCAAGTTTGATGTGCCCGCTGCCATCGATCATATTCTGAGTCACACCAAAAAGCCGAAGATCCAATACATTGGCCATTCGCAGGGCTCCACTGCTTTCTTCGTGATGTGCAGTGAAAGACCCAAATATGCACCGAAAGTGCATCTAATGCAGGCCCTTTCCCCAACTGTTTATCTGCAGGAAAACCGCAGTCCAGTGCTAAAGTTCCTCGGAATGTTCAAGGGAAAGTATTCAGTGAGTAGAAGTCCTTGTTTGGCAATTTATGATATAATTTTGATATATTTGTACAACCACTTTAATAGATGTTGCTGAACCTTCTGGGCGGCTACGAGATCTCCGCCAAAACGAAGCTCATCCAGCAGTTCCGCCAGCACATTTGCTCCGGTTCGGAACTTGCCAGCCGCATCTGCGCCATCTTTGACTTTGTGCTCTGCGGATTCGACTGGAAGAGCTTCAATAAGGTGAGAtttattgattattttctGTGATTTCTTTACCACATTAATGCACCTTAGACCCTCACTCCCATTGTGGCGGCCCATGCCTCCCAAGGCGCCTCTGCCAAACAGATCTACCATTATGCACAGCTGCAGGGCGACCTGAATTTCCAGCGCTTCGATCATGGAGCGGTCCTGAATCGCGTTCGCTACGAGTCCAGCGATCCACCAGCCTACAATCTTTCGCAGACGACCAGCAAAGTGGTGCTCCATCACGGCGGAGGCGACTGGCTGGGATCCACCTCGGATGTGATCCGGCTGCAGGAGCGTCTGCCCAATCTCGTCGAGAGCCGGAAGGTCAGCTTCGAAGGCTTCTCCCACTTCGACTTCACGCTCTCCAAGGATGTCCGTCCTCTACTCTACAGTCACGTCCTGCGGCACATGTCAGCCCATCTCAGTGGATAGGACAATTACTGCATAACACATGAAAGAGTTTGTTGGGTTTCTTCAATCGCATAATTTCGATAAAAATCTAGATTTTTTGTAATATGAGTGATACAATGAAATGCtatgtgcatacatatttatatttattccTTTCTTAGTCTAACCACCGATAAGACAGGCACCTTCGGGTAACATGTCGTTCAATTTACCAGCTCTAGAATCTTTCCATCAGCATCACTCACTGAAGTAAAAGAAATCAATGCTTACGAACAGTgaggaaaatttgcattttcctggCCCCAAGCGCTGTCATAAATTTCGCATCCTGAACGCATATTTACACGCCGCGAGGCCAAGTTTTCAAATTAAGTTTGCAATCGAAATGAGGCGAGAGGAAGCCAGGACCAAGCCAGCTTTAAATTGCTCACGTGTGTGACACATTTCTTTCGACGGAGTCACGACAATGGCGAAaagcggaagcggaaacgcgaaatgtgaaaaatgcGCAGAGCAAACAAAAGATGGCCGAGGGTGTGCGGGTGTACGGCATCGGGGGAGGTGGAACGTGTCGCTTAACTGTTCCACGTACGTGCCCCTCGAGGCACAGTCAACCCACAAATTTTGGGGCAGCACTGTCAACCTAGCTAGTTCTTAGCTGTTGGCattgttaataataataaatatattcactGAGTAGTTTGCATTACAATACTTTAAGCAgatattatttgaaaattacaaaatatgaaatttttaCTTTAGTGAAATAAATTTACGATAGAAACATCAAATCAACCTTTCCTTGGGTTGTTGGTTAACTTgccaatttcatttcattgcaTACCACGGAAAATAAGTAACAAGTGCATAATTAGTAACAAATTTCTATTCATTAGGTTATAGGTTCATAggtgttttttttctcaaaGATAGATTAAAATAGTATAAATACCCATTACAGAATGAACGTAGTTTTGGCAATTTCTAGCGATTTTCCCTTGCCAGCACTACTTCCCATACGGTAGGCCCTTCTCGGTGGGGTATTCCAAACTGTGAGCCCCAAAAGGCCCGGCGTACGTGTGTTATTTAATGCTTATCTTTATCCTTTTCCCATTAGTGTTATTGATGTTGGCAGCGGGGAGCTCGATGTCATTCCGCTCCCGAAGCTTTCCCACAGGTGCACCGCCCCACCCCGCCCGATAAACTTGCCCTCCGGCTGAGAGCTGACAATTGATGCCAAGGATACGCCGACCAAATCACGCGctaaacattattttaatgtCCCCAGGCAgtcacatatgtatatatacatgtatattcGAGTCGGCAGCTGTACCCTCTGTGTTTCCCATGCGTGGATTTTCCCGGCAATGTTTAAAGCCCTGCCAACTTATTTCCCGGAATTTGCGTGTGCGTCAAGAGGACTCTTGGGATCAAACCTTCTGCCCGAATCGAAGGAGGTCGCGTCCTTGAAGGATTCGCCTTTGAAATTTAGGGGAAAGCTTGATTTGGTTTGACAGATTGTCCCCTATAATATGTTATAAAGagttttgtattttccttGATTTTCTGATAATTGGAGGATTTTAGTGTTGAGTCCTAGTAGAGGTGCCTGCGATGATGGCAACCCTATCACTTTGTTTCACAATGCAACGCTGTAGCATGACAAGTGAAAATCTCGACTGGCTCTGACAATTCCATCTAAATCGTAGACAAGGCCGGAAAAATACTTGCGTTTTGTTATGTAGCTTTCGACTGGTGGAAAAGCCGTTCACACATATTTTAAACACCGATTCCAAACAAATTCAAATGTTTTGCCAACATTTCGTATTAGAATAGTAGCACAAAAAATAAGAAGCGGTCGAGGAATTTTGCGCGACCCAAGTGTATCAAAAAACCCTTCTGATTTCAACGACGACCAGAGTTCTCTATTTTCTATGAAAAGCGACGAGTCcaagaactaaaaaaaataaagcacaGCAAATCCCAGAATCAAAGAGGCCATTAAAGGAGCAACGCAGTCGGACCAGATGTGCTAACTAAGAAACCAGGTCCACAACCATTCCCAGCCAAGTCCCCCAAAGAGAAGCCATCAGCCTAGTGCGTAAGCTATCCACAATCCACAGTAGTTGCCACACCGCAGGACATGTTGTCCCACCGCTTCAACATGCATCCGCAGAGGCGACTGCCCGTCATCCACGAGGAGATCGCCAAGCAGTGTGCCCTGAACATTGTGCGCGTGGCCTCCGCCATGCCGCAACCGCAGCCCCGCTGCCCATCCGGTCATGTGGTCGTGCTCGTGGAGCTGCGCCGGGCGGACGAGCCGACCGTGTACCGCTACCAGGTGAATGTGCCGCCAACGGGCTGGCCCAGCGAAGATCTGGAGGAGGGGGATCAGCGATGCCAGCAGTTGGTGCTGCCCGGAACCCTGGAAACTCTGGGCCTCAAGCTGCAACAGCCAGAGCATTTTCCGTGTCCAATGCATGGCTGCTCCATTATGGAGATGGGCTGGTCACCGAAATCGAGCACGGGTCCACCTCCTATGCTGATGATGCAGTCTGCGGTACACGTCATCGATGGGCAGAATAGCCCCACGGACTTTACCACCTTCAGCGAGCCCGTCGTGACTTGTGAGTCACCGGATAATATGAGAGCGCACTTTATGGCCAGTCTATACCAGCAGCAACCCAGTCCGCTGAGCTACTCGGACATCTGGGTGCCAGAAGGTCCACCGGAGGGCCTGCCCAGAAGCGAGACCCTCTCCACGCCCCTTTTTCCACAGCTTTGTCTGGGCGAGAACTACGAGGGTATGGTCGCCAACAGGATACGACCAATCAATGGTTACCAGGCAGCATCGAAGCCAATTGTAAGCAATCCTCGCCACATCGCCGAACTGTGCTTGAACAGCAATGGAGAGTATGTGCTCAATGAGCAGCTGCATCGTCCATTGATCAGCTGCCATCCCAACCCGATTACTCCCAGTGTCGTGAGAAGGGAGCAACACTACTTCTTCCAACATCAGAGCCATCAGGTGGAGTCCTCCCTTAAAGGACTCAACGGCTATGTGAGCGATCTATCCGGCAATGGTTACATCAGTCAGGAGTCTGGTAAGCCCAAAAATGGTTACATGGATCAGCCGACCGCCTTTGCAGACCAACGGATTGCCCTGCACACAAATCTGGGACAGGGACAGGGGTATGGACACGCATCAGTACCCGGATTTAGACCCAATCACTTGCAGAGTAGTGTGGCCATGATCGATCCACGCTTGCGTCAGGAAGCAGTGGTGAAACCACAGAAACCAGGTGAGGAAAATCCGTGGCCGCCAGATATATCCATGAAATCGAATactaaaatcaattttgaaatACTCATTACATATATAGATTTAAAAGTAAAATCGGAATATACACTTCTGCTTTAGTTTCCTTTAATTTTAGAATTATCTCCCCTCCTAGGTTTGGCACAGGCGTCGGAGGTACCTACAGCAAATCCCCAGGAGCTGCAGTCGCTCTTCCGCTGGAACTACTGTGCATTGTGCCACGTGGTCATACGGTCGGGACGGAATGCCATTGACCACTACTCGTCGCGTGCCCATGAGCGCAGGATCAGCTCGTGGCTATTGCGTCAGTGCTACGCAAACCTGGCTGGACAGGATGCGGACGGGAATTTGGGCGGCTCCATCGGCCAAACGGACTTCTACTGCAAGTTGTGCGACCTGAGGCTGACCTCGTTGTCGCACGCACAGCAGCACTTCTTTGGACGCCGCCACCTAATGGTGGCCCGCCACAGGATCAGGCCATATGGTGATGGCTTCTACGATCGGGAGGGCAATTGGGTGCGCACGGACGCCAAGTATCCCATGTGCGAGCTGTGCGACGTGAGCATCACCTCGGAGTCCCAAATGGCCATGCACCTGGCGGGGGCACGTCACCGCAGACGGGTCCATATTGCCTATGCGGGTGGGTCCGCCGGGGACATGGAAATGGGCATGGGTCTGGACCCGATCGATGGCACGCACATGTACCGGATCAACGGATCATCGCTGACCCCAATAAGGCCCTTGGGTCTGCAGATGCTCCATGGCACCCATCCGCTTCCCCTAAACGATCCCAGTGCCGCCTTTTACTGCGAGGCATGCAACATCACGCTGAACCACCTGAAGTCGGTGATGCAGCACGAGCAGGGACGCATGCACCGCCGGAATATGCACAGATTTCCCGGCCAACCGGTCTCCTACGAGTGACCTTTGGGAGTGAGTGGGAGATATCTGATGAAAAGCAAAGTGGAGCCGCAACCGTACTAGTCAACGAGGAAAGTAAGGAAGGTGCCGGGAGGAGGTTTTCAGTACGCGATCTTTGGATACCCAAACAATAAATAGTAAGATGTCTGGAGTTCTTACTGGCCCGACCAACTTCCTGCTGCGCTGTGTgttatttgcaatttatttttgatctATCTACCTTTTCTATATGTTTTCTAGTAGTATAATAAATATGCCCCACAAATCTAAATGCAGTTCTTCGTGTTTTTCATTTGCCCTTTTGCATTTCCCTgccaaaaaagcaaacaaacagtGACTATTATTTTGCCTTCTTGAAATCccttaaatttaatttaaataatgtcGGAATAGCAACGTTTAAGCAGCAGAAGACCACTTTAGAGGCTTAGATCCGTCCTTGTGCCATTTGGAATATCCTCAAGCGCAAACATTTTAATGAGTTCCCCACGCACATTTCGTTGCATACTTCTGGGCTGCAGGCGCAATGCCGgccagcaacatgttgccgcAACTAGCTATCTGCATCTGAACATGTATCTGGATGTGGAGCGCGGGAGTGGTGGGAACTATCAACACTTCCGGGCATGG
Proteins encoded:
- the LOC120443888 gene encoding myb-like protein K isoform X1 encodes the protein MTIAISLSVCAFLFLGNVLPSTAQQWEAYPMLEARGLDKPSQILENEVRDQNQDNLTWSQSQSQSQLGSQYLPSNAPLRGDRPKDIIRLSLKPITRPLPPHMHPLFPDFVRKNRIMLIPDSEKLPQNRHIATVDQSQNLTQGQLQSLAQWQEQAQSQEQLQALLQEQAQWQAQSQEQSKAQSQAQAQSLAQWQAQAQSLAQLHAQLQALLQEQALWQTQSQEQSKAKSQSQWQEHAQSLAQSHVQLQALLQEQTLWKAQSQPLSQAQAESQAQSQAQLQALLQKQALSLAQLQALLQAQPQAQSQEQAQSQVNLEELLQVHALSLAQLQAQLQAQTQSQPQSQEKSQEQSKAQSQAQAQSLAQLHAQLQALLQEQSLWQTQSQEQSKAQSQSQWQEHAQSLAQSHVQLQALLQEQTLWKAQSQPLSKAQAESQAQSQAQLQARLQEQEKSLAQLQALLQAQPQAQSQEQAQSQVNLEELLQVHALSLAQLQAQLQAQAQSQPQAQEKSQEKSQEQSKAQSQLQALLQAQPQAQSQEQAQSQAQSQKQAQLQAHSQEHSQSQDQAQALIHSQLQAQLHSNLQSKAQKQSELDALKQSGNQLNSQASKQPVYFIDTLPMPRPQYEILPSQNGPDQQDPNLRYVMIPNRPKVIRPNPYIIIPPYGEVRHQPQLSPNPQESDLRQLIITSQLRPRPNRYIWNPIKQINANASINTDYLLEWYPYKNESDRKGVHLELNQQKINNLAPVLQLRPAIPAIKPQLPLELQSQQNSHSHNSESQKQLQSQLDSQLSVSGSSESQSQSQSQVNSQSSESQSQLQSQLSSESTGSQSQLHSQLGSQLSASGSSESQSQSQSQVNSQSSESQSPLQSQLSSESTGSQSQLQSQLGSQLSGSGSSGLQSQSQSQHNSQNSGSQSQLHSQLSSESSGSHSQHYSQSSKSQLNSQSSSSESQSQSQHNSQTSGSQSQLHSQLSSESSGSHSQHYSQSSKSQSQSQSQLYSQSSGSQSQSQLQIRSQLDRAEPNAQTQGNYFKNAKTNVVTSEYKVDSPPNYLTQADILDNSRLTTVNLIEKYGYPSDTNYLTSEDGYKLCLHRIPRPGAEPVLLVHGLLASSASWVELGPKDGLAYILYRKGYDVWMLNTRGNIYSRENLNQGQIPRKYWDFSFHEIGKFDVPAAIDHILSHTKKPKIQYIGHSQGSTAFFVMCSERPKYAPKVHLMQALSPTVYLQENRSPVLKFLGMFKGKYSMLLNLLGGYEISAKTKLIQQFRQHICSGSELASRICAIFDFVLCGFDWKSFNKTLTPIVAAHASQGASAKQIYHYAQLQGDLNFQRFDHGAVLNRVRYESSDPPAYNLSQTTSKVVLHHGGGDWLGSTSDVIRLQERLPNLVESRKVSFEGFSHFDFTLSKDVRPLLYSHVLRHMSAHLSG
- the LOC120443888 gene encoding lipase 3-like isoform X2 — protein: MTIAISLSVCAFLFLGNVLPSTAQQWEAYPMLEARGLDKPSQILSSGSQSQSQLQIRSQLDRAEPNAQTQGNYFKNAKTNVVTSEYKVDSPPNYLTQADILDNSRLTTVNLIEKYGYPSDTNYLTSEDGYKLCLHRIPRPGAEPVLLVHGLLASSASWVELGPKDGLAYILYRKGYDVWMLNTRGNIYSRENLNQGQIPRKYWDFSFHEIGKFDVPAAIDHILSHTKKPKIQYIGHSQGSTAFFVMCSERPKYAPKVHLMQALSPTVYLQENRSPVLKFLGMFKGKYSMLLNLLGGYEISAKTKLIQQFRQHICSGSELASRICAIFDFVLCGFDWKSFNKTLTPIVAAHASQGASAKQIYHYAQLQGDLNFQRFDHGAVLNRVRYESSDPPAYNLSQTTSKVVLHHGGGDWLGSTSDVIRLQERLPNLVESRKVSFEGFSHFDFTLSKDVRPLLYSHVLRHMSAHLSG
- the LOC120443888 gene encoding lipase 3-like isoform X3 gives rise to the protein MTIAISLSVCAFLFLGNVLPSTAQQWEAYPMLEARGLDKPSQILSQSQLQIRSQLDRAEPNAQTQGNYFKNAKTNVVTSEYKVDSPPNYLTQADILDNSRLTTVNLIEKYGYPSDTNYLTSEDGYKLCLHRIPRPGAEPVLLVHGLLASSASWVELGPKDGLAYILYRKGYDVWMLNTRGNIYSRENLNQGQIPRKYWDFSFHEIGKFDVPAAIDHILSHTKKPKIQYIGHSQGSTAFFVMCSERPKYAPKVHLMQALSPTVYLQENRSPVLKFLGMFKGKYSMLLNLLGGYEISAKTKLIQQFRQHICSGSELASRICAIFDFVLCGFDWKSFNKTLTPIVAAHASQGASAKQIYHYAQLQGDLNFQRFDHGAVLNRVRYESSDPPAYNLSQTTSKVVLHHGGGDWLGSTSDVIRLQERLPNLVESRKVSFEGFSHFDFTLSKDVRPLLYSHVLRHMSAHLSG
- the LOC120443890 gene encoding uncharacterized protein LOC120443890, encoding MLSHRFNMHPQRRLPVIHEEIAKQCALNIVRVASAMPQPQPRCPSGHVVVLVELRRADEPTVYRYQVNVPPTGWPSEDLEEGDQRCQQLVLPGTLETLGLKLQQPEHFPCPMHGCSIMEMGWSPKSSTGPPPMLMMQSAVHVIDGQNSPTDFTTFSEPVVTCESPDNMRAHFMASLYQQQPSPLSYSDIWVPEGPPEGLPRSETLSTPLFPQLCLGENYEGMVANRIRPINGYQAASKPIVSNPRHIAELCLNSNGEYVLNEQLHRPLISCHPNPITPSVVRREQHYFFQHQSHQVESSLKGLNGYVSDLSGNGYISQESGKPKNGYMDQPTAFADQRIALHTNLGQGQGYGHASVPGFRPNHLQSSVAMIDPRLRQEAVVKPQKPGLAQASEVPTANPQELQSLFRWNYCALCHVVIRSGRNAIDHYSSRAHERRISSWLLRQCYANLAGQDADGNLGGSIGQTDFYCKLCDLRLTSLSHAQQHFFGRRHLMVARHRIRPYGDGFYDREGNWVRTDAKYPMCELCDVSITSESQMAMHLAGARHRRRVHIAYAGGSAGDMEMGMGLDPIDGTHMYRINGSSLTPIRPLGLQMLHGTHPLPLNDPSAAFYCEACNITLNHLKSVMQHEQGRMHRRNMHRFPGQPVSYE